The nucleotide window ACGGGAACCGGAGGCACTCATGGGAAGCCACCCTGACATATCAGTTGGAAGAGCTCTGCTTGCCAGAGAGACTGATTTACATTCTCTAATGGGCcttgtctctgtctccctttcAATAGTTGGCCGTGAAAATCGCGCAAGCCACCAATTGCCGTGACTTTGTGCAAAGCAAACAGGAAGTGGAGGCTTCGCGGGCAGCCCAGAAAAGGAAGAAGCAAATCGCTTCGGGGTTTGTTGTCTTTTTGCTCTCCTCCCCACAATTATCTCCTTCATTTACATTAAATCGCAGCTTGTTAGCGACATACATTTGTTATGCATATTTGAATAGCTTGCCAGCTTCTTTCTCAATTATTTCATGCACAGGTATGAATACATGCTAGGGTTTGACTATACAGAGAAAGTGTGTACTGTAGCCGTCGCTTAACATTAGATGGACACTTTTGAACTGTCACAGTGGATGTCATGGTTAGAATATGTGTAAAATGTGTTATGCTAATGTTTAAGAACAACACACAACTTACTGTTATTTCAAGCTCTCAAGAACATGGAAATATGTATATTTCACACAGATTCATTTTTGTCATTATAAGAAGTTTTGCTAAATCAGTATTTTAACATTGATTCAGGTTTGTAGCCAAGCAAAGATGGGAAACCAAAAGCAACGTGGGCTATATGTGACTTTACGTCTTAACTGAAGAGAAAGAAAATTGAAGATTTGTTTTAATTTCTCAGTTAATTTAATGAGGTTTGTGTTAGATAACATTTTTGTTTATGCATAATATTTTTTCTTCACGTTTGTACCATCATGTTTGTGAGAAATTGTAAAGATACTGTACACAACTAACAATAAAAAAACATCAAATCTGTAAAAAATGAGAATTATGGAATGTTCAAATTAATTCTCTGAGCACTCCATGGTGGCTGCTTTATGTGCTATTTTCAATTACATTTCTGTGATTTTAGCATTTCGGGGACTTTTTCCTTCAAATTAAATCTGGTGTACATTACTGGATGATGCGTTTATTTATTGCTGTAAAGTGGGCTAATCATGAAGGCACTCCTTTCTTctgaggaggtagagaaagaaaAGATTAGGGTCCTAATGCAATGTACAGGATAATGTGCAATAGGATTTGCCAGTGCAAAATGAAATTTGGCTGCTGTAAACTGTTCTGAGCAGTCGTAAACTGTAAACTGTGTGAACAGAGAGACATGAAACAGAGGCTTTGCTGTTGGCCTTCACCCATGCTGAGAGAGATGCCATTGTTCCTCAGCTTAAACAAGAAGCACAGGATATTTCTAAGAAGCCTACTCTATATCTGTAAAGATTATGAGCGATGATTAACGTTGTTGTGTATCCAGATTATTTGATGCTCCTCTTTACAGTTTATTTCACTGTAATCTTCTTTTGATCTGCAACGACCTCCTCTCCAACTGGCCCATCCCAAATGCTTCCCCCAATGCAGATTGCGATTAATTGTTGTTATTTCAAATTGCATGCGGAAAAAGTGCACGGCTGGTAATTGCCATTATTCATAAACCTATATTATTTAGTTAACAATGGAAAATGATTGCTTTGCTCCAAGGCAATCTGGATGAACCCACCTCAGTTGTTTGCTCTTCACACATTTTTGCACCCAAACGCTGTATCCTATTCTCATAGTCTTGCTGTGTATGCTGAATCAGTCTAGCACTGCAAGAAAAATAGGCAGAACATCAGCATAAAAAGTTTACTTGACCGAAGCGGCTTAAAACTGTGAACATCTGAAAAGGGTTGAGAACTATAATGAATTCCACATAAAAAGATAACCTGGCTCTGCTTAATTAAGCAaataacatcccatcatgcttagggtcatgtataaaaaatgCTGGGCAAGCCATTATTATGCCATTAATTTGGCTACAATGGCTATACCCCCATAAGAtggcaatgcccccatccacagggcacaagtGGATACTGAATgttttgatgagcatgaaaacgatgttaACCATATGCcctggccgtctcagtcaccagatctcaatccaattgaacacttatgagaGATTCTGGAGTGGTGCCTGAGAGCATTTGTCAACCTCCATCAACAAAATATATTGTTGAAGAATAGTGTTccgcgtagctcagttggtagagcatggtgcttgcaacgccagggttgtgggatcgattcccatggggggccagtaagaaaatgtatgcactcactactgtaagtcgctctggataagagcgtctgctaaatgactaaaatgtaaatgtgtcggATCCTTCCGATAGAGTTCCatacacttgtagaatctatgccaaggtgcattgaagctgttctggctcatggtggcccaattacctattaagacacttttatgttggtgtttcctttattttggcagttacctgtatgttttCATTGAGTTTCTGAGACCACCAGGTGACGATTGTTTGAATGAGTGAAAACTTGCTAATAATTTCCACACTTGAGCATACAGTATAGGACtccatgtgtgtgagagagagaatgctacgtgagaatgctgttcattgactatagctcagtgttcaacaccatagtgccctccaagctcaggaccctgggactgaactcctccctctacaactggatcgTGGAATTCCTGacgagccgcccccaggtggtgagggtaggcaacaacacatccgacACGCTGACCCTCagcacaggggcccctcaggtgcattcttagtcccctcctgtactccctgttcacccacatcattaagtttgctgatgacacgacagtggttggcctgatcaccgatgatgatgatgagacagcctatagggtggaggtcagtgacctggcagtgtggtgccaggacaacaacctctccctcaacgtcagaaaGAAAAAAGGAGCTGATCGCGGATTACAGGAAACGGAAGGccaagcatgcccccatccacatcgacagggctgtagtggagagggtcgagagcgtcaagttccttggtgtccacatcactaaggaattatcatggtccaccaacacagtcatgaagaacgCACGACAAGCCTCTTCCCCTTCAAGAGTCTGAAAAGATTTGGcgtgggccctcagatcctctaaatgttctacagctgcaccattgagagcatcttgactggctgcatcaccg belongs to Coregonus clupeaformis isolate EN_2021a chromosome 1, ASM2061545v1, whole genome shotgun sequence and includes:
- the LOC121568931 gene encoding protein FAM204A isoform X2; amino-acid sequence: MKLLKKRQQRRRHKKERQAEHEKHWDGLTQYFGINDRFQPPACSKPASKSSLEKSMVSAIAEGDFGKAEKMSDRLATRELAVKIAQATNCRDFVQSKQEVEASRAAQKRKKQIASGFVVFLLSSPQLSPSFTLNRSLLATYICYAYLNSLPASFSIISCTGMNTC
- the LOC121568931 gene encoding protein FAM204A isoform X1, which codes for MTRVWTPYPGFPKRIGNIERQAEHEKHWDGLTQYFGINDRFQPPACSKPASKSSLEKSMVSAIAEGDFGKAEKMSDRLATRELAVKIAQATNCRDFVQSKQEVEASRAAQKRKKQIASGFVVFLLSSPQLSPSFTLNRSLLATYICYAYLNSLPASFSIISCTGMNTC